A region of Hydrogenimonas cancrithermarum DNA encodes the following proteins:
- a CDS encoding type IV pilus modification PilV family protein: MRRGFTLLSAIFLMLLVATLMVLAFSLSSQTKRQTGDIYMQEQAQLLARSATEFALLAISGHDNRIDCIERINLRYPQGAPIYDINMSLHYIGNGLPCNPSHLLANDIATAESNGTVLIDTFVSYTDPENNETIRFHRRTIQKP; the protein is encoded by the coding sequence ATGCGCCGTGGATTTACGCTCCTTTCGGCCATTTTTCTCATGCTGCTGGTCGCGACACTGATGGTGCTCGCCTTCTCGCTCTCTTCCCAGACGAAGAGGCAGACGGGCGACATCTACATGCAGGAGCAGGCGCAGCTTCTGGCACGCAGCGCCACGGAGTTCGCGCTTCTGGCGATCTCGGGCCACGACAACCGCATCGACTGTATCGAACGGATCAACCTGAGGTATCCGCAGGGAGCACCGATTTACGACATCAACATGTCGCTCCACTACATCGGCAACGGACTTCCATGCAACCCGTCCCACCTTTTGGCCAACGACATCGCGACGGCGGAAAGCAACGGTACGGTTTTGATCGATACATTCGTTTCGTATACCGACCCGGAAAACAACGAAACTATACGGTTTCATCGGCGAACCATACAAAAGCCTTAA
- a CDS encoding pilus assembly FimT family protein codes for MRTLRRAFTMIELIMVILIFGIISMIGADIFVKIYDNYILARTMNTLQTKTELALEQIARRLQYRIKDSTIARKDSNLSQYLFLGDADDSYHILEWIGYADMALKGAWNGTLNAPGWSGFIDLDSADTGKSGVSSPGSRFDFADDIISALSQNGVTLHGVGQHPALVMDGHVGDYNVSSYGWYPYVDNDYALKVSCKDNDCDANPTLLDFNSTAAKEIYEHYKLAWSAYALVPQCPAGVTNDCNLTLFYDYQPWEGERYETDGSSSLMVEHVSTFKFTQMGDSIRLKLCVGEHMYDNNVSFCKEKVIF; via the coding sequence CAAGATTTACGACAACTACATTCTCGCTCGCACGATGAACACGCTTCAGACCAAGACGGAACTGGCACTCGAACAGATCGCCAGGCGTCTTCAGTACCGCATCAAAGACAGTACGATCGCCAGAAAAGATTCCAACCTCAGCCAGTACCTCTTTCTCGGCGACGCCGACGACAGCTACCACATTCTCGAATGGATCGGATATGCGGACATGGCACTCAAAGGAGCCTGGAACGGTACGCTCAACGCACCGGGGTGGAGCGGTTTCATCGATCTCGACAGTGCCGACACCGGAAAATCCGGCGTCTCCTCTCCGGGCAGCCGTTTCGACTTTGCCGACGACATCATCTCGGCACTTTCCCAAAACGGCGTGACGCTACACGGCGTAGGACAGCACCCTGCGCTGGTCATGGACGGACATGTCGGTGACTACAACGTCTCCTCCTATGGATGGTATCCCTATGTCGACAACGATTATGCGCTGAAAGTTTCATGCAAAGACAACGACTGCGACGCCAACCCGACGCTTCTGGATTTCAACTCGACCGCCGCGAAAGAGATCTACGAGCATTACAAACTGGCGTGGAGCGCCTATGCGCTCGTGCCGCAGTGTCCGGCTGGAGTTACGAACGACTGCAACCTCACGCTCTTTTACGACTACCAGCCGTGGGAAGGCGAGCGCTACGAGACGGACGGCTCCTCGAGCCTGATGGTCGAGCATGTTTCGACCTTCAAGTTTACCCAGATGGGCGATTCGATACGATTGAAACTTTGTGTGGGGGAACATATGTACGACAACAACGTCTCTTTTTGCAAAGAGAAGGTGATTTTCTGA